One part of the Aspergillus luchuensis IFO 4308 DNA, chromosome 5, nearly complete sequence genome encodes these proteins:
- a CDS encoding SBDS family protein (COG:S;~EggNog:ENOG410PRJB;~InterPro:IPR036786,IPR039100,IPR019783;~PFAM:PF01172), translating into MPRHNDPTSKMFYKGASDDFIVFVDDHDALNRWRSDRSVPLADVLNGWKIFVTHKHGAQGVLDGASKASLENEFGTANEDDVITQILERGEYQSTIAREQQGDTNFRNGPAFR; encoded by the exons atgcCTCGCCACAACGACCCCACCTCCAAGATGTTCTACAAGGGAGCATCCGACGACTTCATTGTCTTCGTTGATGACCACGACGCCCTGAACCGCTGGCGCAGTGACCGCTCCGTCCCTCTGGCGGATGTCCTTAACGGCTGGAAGATCTTTGTTACTCACAA GCACGGAGCCCAAGGCGTCCTCGACGGAGCTAGCAAGGCTAGTCTCGAGAATGAATTCGGAACTGCCAATGAAGACGACGTTATAACTCAGATTTTGGAGCGTGGAGAGTACCAGTCTACTATT GCTCGCGAACAACAAGGTGATACCAACTTCCGTAATGGTCCTGCTTTCCGATAG